A genomic window from Nocardioides sp. BP30 includes:
- a CDS encoding Hsp20/alpha crystallin family protein — protein sequence MLLRNTDPFRDFDRLTQQMLGSTNRPAVMPMDAWREGDRFVIEFDLPGVVKDSIDLDIERNVLTVRAERIARNGDWEALAAERPKGAFSRQLVLGDNLDLERIEAGYTDGVLRLVVPVAERAKPRKIQITGTSEDSGSPAEITA from the coding sequence ATGCTGCTTCGTAACACCGACCCGTTCCGTGACTTCGACCGCCTGACCCAGCAGATGCTCGGCAGCACGAACCGTCCCGCGGTGATGCCGATGGACGCGTGGCGTGAGGGCGACCGGTTCGTCATCGAGTTCGACCTGCCCGGCGTGGTCAAGGACAGCATCGACCTCGACATCGAGCGCAACGTGCTGACGGTCCGGGCCGAGCGGATCGCCCGCAACGGCGACTGGGAGGCACTCGCCGCCGAGCGTCCCAAGGGAGCCTTCAGCCGGCAGCTCGTGCTCGGTGACAACCTCGACCTCGAGCGGATCGAGGCCGGGTACACCGACGGCGTGCTGCGCTTGGTCGTTCCCGTCGCGGAGAGGGCGAAGCCGCGCAAGATCCAGATCACCGGCACCAGCGAGGACAGCGGCTCACCGGCGGAGATCACGGCCTGA
- a CDS encoding FAD-binding oxidoreductase, with protein sequence MTVLDFQPADALRRIWGTSGNDRIHLAGDPGYDAARTAWNLAVDQRPAAVAQPRTVDEVSALVRAAAVTGLRVAPQSTGHNAGPLAERGLEDVVVLRTGGLDRVTVDAARNVVRVEGGAVWEPVVEAAAAHGRAVLHGSSPDVGVAGFTLGGGIGWYARKLGLAANSLVAAEVVIGDGSVVRADAEENAPLFWALRGGGGSFGVVVALEFTMFPIASAYAGMLVWDLADAERVLREYAAWAPAAPDEISTSFRAMRLPPVPDIPEPLRGRRIAVLDGAVLGSDERAAELLAGFRALRPEIDTFGRVPTTAVTRIHMDPEGGAPFASSSTVLAGLPDAGIDAFWAEVGPDASTSLLLAELRQLGGAVGRPAEGGGVLTHLEGQYAVLAGGMAITPEMGAQAHADAVRVTDALAPHATGTQYLNFAERAVDCRAAYGEERWLQLKGIRSAVDEHGVFAANHPVPRLYEGGRPTA encoded by the coding sequence ATGACCGTCCTCGACTTCCAGCCCGCCGACGCCCTGCGACGCATCTGGGGCACCAGCGGCAACGACCGCATCCACCTCGCCGGGGATCCCGGCTACGACGCCGCCCGGACCGCCTGGAACCTCGCCGTGGACCAGCGCCCCGCCGCCGTCGCCCAGCCGCGGACCGTCGACGAGGTCAGCGCGCTCGTCCGCGCCGCCGCCGTCACCGGCCTGCGGGTCGCCCCGCAGTCCACCGGCCACAACGCCGGGCCGCTCGCCGAGCGCGGCCTCGAGGATGTGGTCGTGCTGCGCACCGGCGGGCTGGACAGGGTCACCGTCGACGCCGCCCGCAACGTGGTCCGGGTCGAGGGTGGTGCCGTCTGGGAGCCGGTCGTCGAGGCCGCGGCGGCACACGGTCGCGCGGTGCTGCACGGCTCCTCGCCCGACGTCGGCGTGGCCGGCTTCACCCTCGGTGGCGGGATCGGCTGGTACGCCCGCAAGCTCGGCCTGGCCGCCAACAGCCTGGTCGCCGCCGAGGTCGTGATCGGCGACGGCAGCGTCGTGCGCGCCGACGCGGAGGAGAACGCACCGCTGTTCTGGGCCCTGCGCGGCGGTGGTGGCAGCTTCGGCGTCGTCGTGGCGCTGGAGTTCACCATGTTCCCGATCGCCTCGGCGTACGCCGGGATGCTGGTGTGGGACCTCGCGGACGCCGAGCGCGTGCTGCGCGAGTACGCCGCCTGGGCACCCGCCGCCCCGGACGAGATCAGCACCTCCTTCCGGGCGATGCGGCTGCCCCCCGTCCCGGACATCCCCGAGCCGCTGCGAGGCAGGCGGATCGCCGTCCTCGACGGCGCCGTGCTGGGCAGCGACGAGCGGGCGGCCGAGCTCCTCGCCGGATTCCGGGCGCTGCGCCCCGAGATCGACACCTTCGGCCGGGTGCCGACCACCGCCGTCACCCGGATCCACATGGACCCCGAGGGCGGGGCGCCGTTCGCCTCGAGCTCGACGGTGCTCGCCGGGCTGCCGGACGCGGGCATCGACGCCTTCTGGGCGGAGGTCGGTCCGGACGCGAGCACGTCGCTCCTGCTGGCCGAGCTCCGCCAGCTCGGCGGCGCCGTCGGTCGGCCGGCCGAGGGCGGCGGTGTGCTGACCCACCTCGAGGGTCAGTACGCGGTGCTCGCCGGCGGGATGGCGATCACGCCCGAGATGGGCGCGCAGGCCCACGCCGACGCGGTTCGCGTCACCGACGCGCTGGCGCCGCACGCGACGGGTACGCAGTACCTCAACTTCGCCGAGCGCGCCGTCGACTGCCGGGCGGCGTACGGCGAGGAGCGGTGGCTGCAGCTCAAGGGGATCCGCTCGGCTGTCGACGAGCACGGTGTGTTCGCCGCCAACCACCCGGTGCCGCGCCTGTACGAGGGCGGCCGGCCGACCGCGTGA
- a CDS encoding MFS transporter, giving the protein MTTSQDAPATLGTARTGLLVLAVAVFGAVTTELLPVGLLPQISASFDVDSGTAGLLVTAYAVMVAVLSVPLALLTRRLPRKPVLLTTIGGYVVSNLVAAVAPTFAVLAAGRIVGGITHALFFSVCIGYAARLVPPGLTGRAMALASVGVSGGLVLGVPLSTALGDAVGWRSAYWCLAVLVALVLVLAAVVLPPVEGPREESAAHPGRRRDLATVVLANGLAYLGTYVLYTYVSVLLLDAGASERWVGPALLLFGACGLVGLRATAAQLDHRPRLSAILVPGVMAASLAAVAVAYPRLAPVIVCAMVWLAAFGPAASLYQSASIRTCASTPETAGAWINASSNAGIGGGAAIGALVIAHGGLGWVAAVAAAIVASSAVLAWAARSAFPAR; this is encoded by the coding sequence GTGACGACCTCGCAGGACGCCCCGGCCACCTTGGGCACGGCGCGCACCGGGCTGCTGGTGCTGGCGGTGGCGGTGTTCGGCGCCGTCACCACCGAGCTGCTGCCGGTCGGGCTCCTGCCCCAGATCAGCGCCTCGTTCGACGTCGACAGCGGCACCGCCGGCCTGCTGGTCACCGCTTACGCCGTGATGGTGGCGGTGCTCTCGGTCCCGCTGGCGCTGCTCACGCGGCGGTTGCCGCGCAAGCCGGTCCTGCTCACCACCATCGGCGGGTACGTCGTCAGCAACCTGGTCGCCGCCGTGGCCCCCACGTTCGCCGTCCTGGCGGCGGGCCGCATCGTCGGCGGCATCACCCATGCGCTCTTCTTCTCGGTGTGCATCGGCTACGCCGCCCGCCTGGTGCCGCCGGGCTTGACCGGCCGCGCGATGGCACTCGCCTCGGTGGGGGTGTCGGGTGGGCTCGTCCTGGGCGTGCCGCTGTCGACGGCGCTGGGCGACGCGGTCGGATGGCGCTCGGCGTACTGGTGCCTGGCCGTTCTCGTCGCGCTGGTCCTGGTGCTGGCAGCGGTCGTGCTGCCGCCGGTCGAGGGGCCGCGCGAGGAGAGCGCCGCCCACCCGGGCCGGCGGCGCGACCTGGCCACCGTGGTGCTCGCGAACGGCCTGGCGTACCTCGGCACCTACGTCCTGTACACCTATGTCAGCGTGCTGCTGCTCGACGCCGGCGCGAGCGAGCGCTGGGTCGGTCCGGCCCTGCTGCTCTTCGGTGCGTGCGGCCTGGTCGGCCTGCGTGCCACCGCCGCCCAGCTCGACCACCGGCCGCGGCTCAGCGCGATCCTGGTCCCGGGCGTGATGGCGGCCAGCCTCGCGGCGGTGGCCGTCGCCTATCCCCGGCTGGCACCTGTGATCGTCTGCGCGATGGTCTGGCTGGCCGCGTTCGGCCCCGCCGCCTCGCTCTACCAGTCGGCCTCCATCCGCACCTGCGCGAGTACGCCGGAGACCGCCGGCGCGTGGATCAACGCCAGCAGCAACGCCGGCATCGGCGGTGGCGCGGCGATCGGAGCGCTGGTCATCGCGCACGGCGGGCTCGGTTGGGTGGCCGCCGTCGCGGCGGCGATCGTGGCCTCCTCAGCAGTGCTGGCCTGGGCCGCGCGGTCGGCCTTCCCGGCCCGGTAG
- a CDS encoding matrixin family metalloprotease, with protein MAQRRGWYPDPFEDRQQRWHDGRRWTGVTRLDPDLPQDATAAPARRTRRRPSGGVPWLGPVIVAVVVGAVVLTITRVHLPFGSAGTAAARKAGHQRILPPVRSTTGSVNYAILNTGPSGRPIGYDPCQVIEYVINPAGAPADYLSFIRPAVRAAQKASGLKFVYKGTSTATYRTRTHSADAEPIIITFPTALKAKKAPQDAIGLGGSETIEINGILQPHYVTGFVALLSSWFKQQSARHGRVAEEAVVMHEIGHVLGLGHVEDPSQIMYPKYHGQATYGAGDLAGLAAEGDGDC; from the coding sequence ATGGCACAACGGCGAGGCTGGTACCCGGATCCGTTCGAGGACCGGCAGCAGCGGTGGCACGACGGCCGCCGGTGGACCGGCGTGACCCGGCTCGACCCCGATCTCCCCCAGGACGCCACCGCTGCCCCGGCTCGCCGTACGCGACGACGTCCCTCAGGCGGCGTCCCCTGGCTGGGGCCCGTGATCGTGGCGGTGGTCGTCGGTGCCGTCGTCCTCACCATCACTCGGGTGCACCTCCCCTTCGGGTCGGCCGGCACGGCGGCGGCACGGAAGGCCGGCCACCAGCGGATCCTGCCGCCGGTGCGGTCCACCACGGGTTCGGTGAACTACGCCATCCTCAACACCGGCCCGAGCGGGCGGCCGATCGGCTACGACCCCTGCCAGGTCATCGAGTACGTGATCAACCCGGCCGGGGCGCCCGCTGACTACCTGTCCTTCATCAGACCCGCCGTCAGGGCCGCGCAGAAGGCGTCCGGCCTGAAGTTCGTCTACAAGGGGACGAGCACGGCGACGTACCGCACCCGCACGCACAGCGCCGATGCGGAGCCGATCATCATCACCTTCCCCACCGCGTTGAAGGCCAAGAAGGCGCCCCAGGACGCGATCGGACTGGGCGGCTCGGAGACGATCGAGATCAACGGCATCCTGCAACCGCACTACGTCACCGGTTTCGTCGCCCTGTTGAGCAGCTGGTTCAAGCAGCAGAGTGCCCGGCACGGACGGGTGGCGGAGGAAGCGGTCGTGATGCACGAGATCGGGCACGTCCTGGGGCTGGGCCACGTGGAGGACCCGAGCCAGATCATGTACCCGAAGTACCACGGCCAGGCGACGTACGGCGCCGGCGACCTCGCCGGTCTCGCCGCCGAGGGCGACGGCGACTGCTGA
- a CDS encoding TetR/AcrR family transcriptional regulator, protein MTRPSPARERILLTADRLFYDEGIHAVGIQRIVAESGVTRVTLYRHFPSKDDLIAAYLDRRAAHDHAQVDGVIDAHRDDPRRALTELAVVLTRDDFAGIRRGCPFINASAEFTGSHPARVRAHEIRRWVTGRLEELLRRLDHRDPRAGAEQLMMVRTGAVVSGALDGNDRLGEDFVRCWDQLIDSGLPSPTERS, encoded by the coding sequence ATGACCCGACCGTCGCCGGCGCGCGAGCGGATCCTGCTCACCGCCGACCGGCTGTTCTACGACGAAGGCATCCACGCCGTGGGCATCCAGCGCATCGTCGCGGAGTCGGGGGTGACCCGGGTGACGCTCTACCGGCACTTCCCCTCCAAGGACGACCTGATAGCCGCCTATCTCGACCGCCGTGCAGCCCATGACCACGCGCAGGTCGACGGCGTCATCGACGCCCACCGCGACGACCCGCGCCGCGCGCTGACCGAGTTGGCCGTCGTCCTGACGCGCGACGACTTCGCCGGGATCCGCCGCGGATGTCCCTTCATCAACGCCTCGGCGGAGTTCACCGGCTCGCATCCGGCCCGGGTGCGGGCCCACGAGATCCGGCGCTGGGTCACCGGCCGGCTCGAGGAGCTGCTGCGCCGACTCGACCACCGTGATCCGCGGGCGGGAGCGGAGCAGCTGATGATGGTCCGCACGGGTGCCGTCGTCTCCGGAGCACTCGACGGCAACGACCGCCTCGGCGAGGACTTCGTGCGCTGCTGGGACCAGCTGATCGACAGCGGCCTGCCCTCGCCTACCGAGCGCAGCTGA
- a CDS encoding MerR family transcriptional regulator: protein MPKRGRGVYAISVAAEMVSMEIQNLRVYERRGLLQPDRTAGGTRLYSADDIETLHRIRDLLAEGLNLAGIARVLSLEDEIARLRRRLAE from the coding sequence GTGCCGAAGCGGGGCCGAGGCGTCTACGCCATCTCCGTCGCAGCCGAGATGGTGTCGATGGAGATCCAGAACCTGAGGGTCTACGAGCGCCGCGGCCTGCTGCAACCGGACCGCACGGCGGGTGGCACGCGCCTCTACAGCGCCGACGACATCGAGACGCTCCACCGGATCCGAGACCTGCTGGCCGAGGGATTGAACCTCGCCGGGATCGCCCGCGTCCTCTCCCTCGAGGACGAGATCGCCCGGCTGCGTCGACGCCTCGCCGAGTGA
- a CDS encoding AfsR/SARP family transcriptional regulator has protein sequence MTVTAGTLVRASVLGPVAVRREGLDLDLGAPRQRAVVAALALHGGRPVSVDTVVDLVWGERPPPGVATTLQGYVSHLRRAVEPERERRAPARVLVTVGTGYAWQAPVDAGDFERVVERAHARLRTSGPTLAPDADEAQLHQTLHDLEDVLAGWRGTPYAELGDAPAAVAERARLEELLLVAREDRAVAGLALGRHQTVAAELETLIQQHPLRERLWALQAVALTRAGRQAEALDQLRRLREVLDEELGLVPSPEVRDLQAAILRQDPELDWTPPRGEGFVPGTRHGAEVAPAGGATALGAPPVAPWPMTGRDSELQALVGQLRHAATGTPSYAVITGDPGIGKSRLAGELTRAAREAGAQVLIGRCSQDDGAPPLWPWKHVLGGLGSTLEEAVGVEDGGQFGAWERVSAAVLSAAAERLTVVVLDDLHWADPSSLRVLRLLLERAAGQRLLLVATWRPSATPTADLAVAADALARVHALRIELSGLPHGAVADLFEAVSSTAPSQEQAVQLRERTDGNPFFLVEYARLAGQRDLARLLTEEHPPAAVSEVIARRVDALPEQTVTALRAAAVVGRFFETAVVASATGVAEDDVLDRLDPALAAGLLREDGVDRFLFAHALVRDTLVSSMPASRRARLHVRIASALEGIGGRETEVAGHWLAGGPAYAARAWRAAVAAAAAARRLYAYDDEVRLWRSALDSLAADPEATPRQRYDLLTGLIEACRWAADLPGLVAGVEEGIAVGKQLRDPVAVARAAIATTQSVLWRSAPPGEVNVLVVDALRGTLDRLPPDEDELRSRTLIALAIELGQHEPYADREALVAEGLAIADQIGEEHLLVDVLLGAATALIVARSDPQRLGWITRALELARAIGDDRGVVVAGTMRAVALSELGRPQEMLAAAASARADGERQRILFGPLILDELELPWRVLAGDTAATETILARMQATARQISHGEAEEALVASLITVRMSEGRVEEVVPLLEEFVAASFPFTTTIATYLCRTGDLEGARAYYRDHGAPLEHDNEVSLLAWCHAGELALHLGEPDLGRAVLPLIEPYAGRTCSVGQALTDGPVDAYLACAAAAAGELELADQHARATLRLAEEWRIPAFGARFAELRRRYRF, from the coding sequence GTGACCGTGACCGCCGGGACCCTGGTGCGGGCCTCGGTGCTGGGCCCGGTCGCGGTCCGGCGCGAGGGGCTCGACCTCGACCTCGGCGCGCCTCGGCAGCGCGCGGTGGTGGCGGCCCTGGCGCTGCACGGCGGCCGACCTGTCAGCGTCGACACCGTGGTGGACCTGGTCTGGGGCGAGCGGCCGCCGCCCGGCGTCGCGACCACGTTGCAGGGCTACGTCTCCCACCTGCGCCGCGCCGTGGAGCCGGAGCGAGAGCGTCGCGCGCCGGCACGGGTGCTGGTGACGGTGGGCACGGGCTATGCCTGGCAGGCACCGGTGGACGCCGGCGACTTCGAGCGGGTCGTGGAGCGCGCGCACGCACGGCTGCGGACCAGCGGCCCCACGCTCGCCCCCGACGCCGACGAGGCACAGCTGCACCAGACGCTGCACGACCTGGAGGATGTGCTGGCCGGCTGGCGAGGAACGCCGTACGCCGAGTTGGGTGACGCGCCCGCCGCCGTCGCCGAGCGAGCCCGACTCGAGGAGCTGCTGCTGGTCGCGCGCGAGGACCGCGCGGTCGCCGGGCTGGCGCTCGGGCGACACCAGACCGTCGCGGCCGAGCTCGAGACGCTGATCCAGCAGCATCCGCTGCGTGAGCGGCTGTGGGCCCTGCAGGCGGTGGCGCTCACGCGGGCGGGCCGCCAGGCCGAGGCGCTCGACCAGTTGCGCCGGCTTCGCGAGGTCCTCGACGAGGAGCTGGGGCTGGTGCCGTCGCCGGAGGTGCGCGACCTGCAGGCGGCGATTCTGCGCCAGGACCCCGAGCTGGACTGGACGCCACCGCGTGGCGAGGGGTTCGTGCCGGGCACCCGGCACGGCGCGGAGGTGGCGCCGGCCGGCGGAGCGACAGCCCTCGGCGCGCCACCCGTGGCGCCGTGGCCGATGACCGGACGCGACTCCGAGCTGCAGGCGCTCGTCGGCCAGCTGCGGCACGCGGCGACCGGGACCCCGTCGTACGCCGTCATCACCGGCGATCCGGGCATCGGCAAGTCCCGGCTGGCCGGGGAGCTGACCCGCGCGGCCCGCGAGGCGGGCGCCCAGGTGCTGATCGGCCGATGCTCGCAGGACGACGGTGCTCCGCCGCTGTGGCCGTGGAAGCACGTGCTCGGCGGCCTGGGGTCGACGCTCGAGGAGGCGGTGGGGGTCGAGGACGGCGGTCAGTTCGGCGCGTGGGAGCGGGTGAGTGCGGCGGTCCTGAGCGCTGCCGCCGAGCGGCTCACCGTCGTCGTGCTCGACGACCTGCACTGGGCCGACCCCTCCAGCCTGCGCGTGTTGCGGTTGCTGCTGGAGCGGGCGGCCGGGCAACGGCTCCTCCTGGTCGCGACCTGGCGCCCGTCTGCCACACCCACCGCCGACCTCGCGGTGGCGGCCGATGCCCTGGCGCGGGTGCACGCGCTGCGCATCGAGCTGTCGGGTCTCCCCCACGGCGCGGTGGCCGACCTGTTCGAGGCCGTCAGCAGCACCGCGCCGTCCCAGGAACAGGCGGTGCAGCTGCGCGAGCGCACCGACGGCAACCCGTTCTTCCTGGTCGAGTACGCCCGGCTCGCCGGTCAGCGCGACCTCGCCCGGCTGCTCACCGAGGAGCATCCCCCAGCAGCGGTCTCGGAGGTGATCGCTCGCCGGGTCGACGCGCTGCCCGAGCAGACGGTGACAGCGCTGCGGGCCGCCGCCGTGGTCGGCCGGTTCTTCGAGACGGCCGTGGTGGCCTCGGCGACCGGAGTCGCGGAGGACGACGTACTCGACCGGCTCGACCCAGCGCTCGCGGCCGGGCTGCTGCGCGAGGACGGCGTCGATCGGTTCCTGTTCGCGCACGCGCTCGTGCGCGACACCCTCGTGTCCTCGATGCCGGCCAGCCGCCGGGCCCGGCTGCACGTGCGGATCGCCTCGGCGCTGGAGGGGATCGGCGGCCGCGAGACCGAGGTGGCCGGTCACTGGCTGGCCGGCGGTCCGGCTTACGCCGCCCGGGCCTGGCGCGCCGCCGTCGCAGCGGCGGCCGCCGCGCGCCGGCTCTACGCGTACGACGACGAGGTCCGGCTGTGGCGCTCGGCGCTCGACTCCCTCGCCGCAGACCCGGAGGCGACGCCGCGTCAGCGCTACGACCTGCTGACCGGCCTCATCGAGGCCTGTCGTTGGGCGGCCGACCTGCCCGGACTCGTCGCCGGTGTCGAGGAGGGCATCGCGGTCGGCAAGCAGCTGCGCGACCCGGTGGCGGTGGCACGCGCCGCGATCGCCACGACCCAGTCCGTGCTGTGGCGGTCCGCGCCGCCGGGTGAGGTCAACGTCCTGGTGGTGGACGCCCTGCGCGGCACGCTCGACCGGTTGCCGCCGGACGAGGACGAGCTGCGCAGCCGCACCCTGATCGCCCTCGCCATCGAGCTCGGCCAGCACGAGCCCTACGCCGACCGGGAGGCCCTGGTGGCCGAGGGACTCGCGATCGCCGATCAGATCGGTGAGGAGCACCTCCTGGTCGACGTACTGCTCGGCGCGGCCACCGCCCTGATCGTGGCGCGGTCCGATCCGCAACGGCTCGGGTGGATCACCCGCGCGCTGGAGCTGGCGCGCGCCATCGGCGATGACCGGGGCGTCGTCGTGGCCGGGACGATGCGCGCCGTCGCGCTCTCCGAGCTCGGCCGACCGCAGGAGATGCTGGCGGCCGCCGCGAGCGCCCGCGCCGACGGCGAGCGGCAGCGGATCCTGTTCGGACCGCTCATCCTCGACGAGCTCGAGCTGCCGTGGCGCGTCCTGGCCGGCGACACCGCCGCCACCGAGACGATCCTGGCCCGGATGCAGGCGACGGCCCGCCAGATATCGCACGGTGAGGCGGAGGAGGCGCTCGTCGCCTCGCTCATCACCGTGCGGATGAGTGAGGGACGCGTCGAGGAGGTGGTGCCCCTCCTGGAGGAGTTCGTGGCGGCCTCCTTCCCGTTCACCACCACCATCGCGACCTACCTGTGCCGTACCGGCGACCTCGAGGGCGCCCGCGCCTACTACCGCGACCACGGCGCACCGCTGGAGCACGACAACGAGGTCTCGCTGCTCGCCTGGTGCCACGCGGGCGAGCTGGCCCTGCACCTGGGCGAGCCGGATCTGGGCCGCGCCGTGCTGCCGCTGATCGAGCCGTACGCCGGCCGCACCTGCTCGGTCGGGCAGGCACTCACCGACGGCCCGGTGGACGCCTACCTCGCCTGTGCCGCCGCCGCTGCGGGCGAGCTCGAGCTCGCCGACCAGCACGCGCGGGCGACCCTGAGGCTGGCGGAGGAGTGGCGGATCCCGGCGTTCGGGGCGCGGTTCGCCGAGCTGCGGCGTCGGTACCGGTTCTGA